ctatttggaaaaaaaaaaaaaaaaataataattccaaaaaTTCCAAAttctgagcaacatgatggtgtttcgttcctaaatgaatcaaccatttaaatgatttggttaAATCTGTCACAAATCTGGTCTATGAACTTCCGTTAACTCACCACCAGGGGTCACccgctcactacatggactcttgCACCACACTAACTGTTGCACTTCACCCGACTCCAGTTCGCATCACCCATTGCactacttacacacacacagctgaaggcactgattgcacacagctgtaaccaatcacacattCACTATATAACACTCACTGAGATCACTTTCAAATTGCAGAGTATTGTATGTGCTTATCACTAGTTGTGAAAACTATGTTTTGGAGCCTGTTTTAAGTTTCTTTGCCTTGTCTGTTTCCTCGTCTTCTGATTATTGCCTGTGTACTTTGGATTACCTCTCTCGTCTTGCCATGTTCGGATACTGTTTGCCCCTGCCTGGACCTTTTGCTTTGTACCTGGATTATCTCTCTAGTCTCGCCCTGTTGGATTATGTTCGTCGTCAACTGACCCTTGCTTGTTTACTGGACTGCTCTTGCCTTGCCTTCTACATGTCATTTTGCCATCGCCTGATCTATGCCTGTTTATGACCTCATCTTTATTAAAAGctttgcacatggatccgcacgtCTGATCAGTCCCGTAACACAATCGCAGTGACTcccttattaacagtgacttgctgccacctactggcggtttaaTTTCTAATTTCACATTAAAGCTATCTTTTcggtttttaaacaatttcaaatatcagtatttaacattttgtttaaatatcaaaacattacaaatgcataaatcattGCATGTTAACTGCATTTATGTCCTGCATCTAGATGCAGcatctgtgtttcctctgcattgcaaagacaAATTTTGTTGATACcgatttaatttgcttggtaacagcccaaatgtttTACTATTCTAACTGactgtaagaatttgactcaaaagataatgcacacttttagtaataaaatggctttataacgGTAAATATGCCCATATAAGGtacaaatcaatttaaacttattggaaaagataaatttctatcactgctgtgaaccaCCAAATAGAATATGATttatatcaaaaactttaggagtcagctgtccacggtagtccttaagataccagcacaataatgcactcagcaaaatatcatctaattattGTTactgataaaatcccagaaagtattgagatataattttgttaatataGCACATCCCAAATTTGAATACTTATGAGCAGAAACTAAAGATGTTCATTAAATTGTCCTTGCCTCGTCTTCTATGACATTTACATAACTTTGGTCTTGGAAAAGTCCAGCTCACTGTCAAATTCTACAAAAGGATCAAATTTACTTACATTCAGTCTCCTCTCTTCCATCAACTGTGCAGCTTCCTCGCTACACTCCAAAGACAATCTCTGCGCTTCCTAATAACAGAGAAGTGTATTACGGCCAGAGTTTACTTgtacattttatgacatttaaaccCCAATTTACAGCtcaacaataaacataaaatggcaTTGTGTCAATCCAGTAAATATAACCTCTTCAGTATGTCCCTCGCCTAAAAGTTAAGTTAAACTGAAAAGTAGTAAAAACAAAAGTGAATGTCTAAGAAAAACAAATGGATTTGCATCGTTTTGGACTTGCCCTCTCCTGGTCCCTTTGCTGGTCTCTGTTGAGGGCCTCCAGGTATTCTATGTCCTGGCTTCTCCTTAGTGTCCGTGTCTGTTCTACAGTCTTTAtatgaaaacacacaaattatGTGGCAACACAGACTTAGACACAAAATTAAGCACAGTGTAGTATTTCAGCACTGGATATGTCCTAACAAACTATAAATTAAACTGATTGCATATATACAATTTTTCAGTTAGCGGATGCAACTCACTTCCACTCTCTGTTCAAAAGATGGCACCTCTGGATTTTGCCCTCTAGCCTCTGCCAGTCGTGTTTCCTCAATTGAgggaaaatacataaaatcacaaaggcatacacatttaattaaaaatagagtTCTGAACACCAGGGGAAACGAGTAACCTcttaaattaaaagattttaaCCTCATCCAGCCTCTTTTGTGACTTGGAGGCTAATTATCATTGACTTCTTTGCAATCAGGATTGCAACATTTGTAATTACAAATAGTTATATAATTCTTCCAAAGTTCAACTTAcctccacaaacacacagtctGAATCCTCACAACTGACATCATTATGCACCTGACTAGACAATCTGCTTGAGCTATTTCTAATTTGCTGTGCAGTGCTTAAGGGTATCCTTCCTGGTGATAGGTACACATGTCTTTCTTCTGTGTGGGGGCACATGGCTGTTGTCAGGTAACAGAGAGTCTGACAGTCTTGGCCTGGTAAAGGGACTGGAATTTGGCGTTACAGGTGAGGGTGCCTGGTTGTGCACACTAAAAGTAGGTTGGTCCTCGCCCTGTGTGTATAAATGACAGGTTAGTAAAACTGCGTAATGATGTATAAATCCATCAATGTTTCAAAAACGGAGTATTCATATGGAGTAGATCAATACATCAAAAAAGGTAGCAATAGATAATTCTGGTTCTATACAAAATGGGTTACCTTGATTCTGACATAAACCGCAGACCTATTCAATTCAAGGCACTCTTTTATGTCACGTGGTGTGATGCCAGGCAAATTCAGGATGATGATGTTATGATGGGCATCCATCCGACAAAGCTCGAATGTTCTATCACCAAGCATTGGGAAAACACGCCTTATTTCACTGACAAACTCCTCCTCTGTCTGGTCCAAAGGCACATACAGATTTACAATACCCTGGCTCTCTGCAattaaaacatagaaaaaaaaaaaaatcaccaattaCAACCCCAAACACTGTTTCCAAAAAACAACATCCATTAAATCTGAGGCTGCAACCAAAGactatattgataaaaaaaaaaattaatcatataaaaaattaatgtaacCTAACGATTATTAGAACAATTACTCGAATACTCGCTAATTATTTCACTGATTATTCAGGAGCTTTTTAACTATTATTCTGCTTTACAATTACGTATAAtattgagttaaaaaaaattcagcttttgaaaaTGTCAGTTATATTTCTATTgtacaaaaacttaatttaaaagtagTGACCAAAGATTCTACATATTCGTTTTGACCTCCAACTGTTGAAAACTTATTATTTCAATCAACTCAATATATACCTCGAGCAACTGGACGATTTGTCCCCTCTTCAATGAATCCCAAGCGTACCCTTATCGTACGCGCGGCGGGGTTGggcctcctccttctcctcctggAGGTCTTGGATTTGTCTCATTTCTGAATTCTCGCAACCTACAAGTAAAAACGTTACACTAATTTGGACATGTGGTTTTAGATTATCGCTAACGTTTATACATTAACCCTTCAATTATGCTCACATGACTGAAGATTTCTTTAAGCTACAGGTGTCTTGCCAAAAAAGTGATCGGTTTATACGATTGCTGTCCGCGGGAGCGCGCGCAGGATGTTcaatcacaatttacatttatggctgggttatacataaaataaattaactctcTTGTAAGTATTCTTATGACTACACATTGTTTTACAGTAGCCTCAATAAAATACCTTTCAATAAGACTGCCTTCTTGGTCCTCGTTTGCCAGACTTGCTTGTCCTATTAACCTATCAAAGTTAGCATTTATCTGTGATCGTAAACTTATGAGACGTGATCTGTACCTCTGATCTGACATGTTCTTTCTCTTGTATAACAAGCTGAAGGCTGATCTTTCTCCACTATCACTTAAGTAGCTATGTAGCTAGCCATGTGCTCTATGCAGACCACGTTTTCCCATCATCCTGTTTGTCATGGCCGGATTTCCCAGACTTACGCAAACCATTTCGCGCGTAATTATATCGTTATTATTGGATGatattatacttatttaaaaacataatattcatgactttaataatgtaattaacaacgtaaagtgtaaaacaaaaaactacaaatgcattaattaaatatttgcaaattaattaaatctttatAAACTAATGTATTATAAATCACACCTTATATGATGGACACTTAGACAAGAGTATAAACgcatattaataaatttatttgaaattttactgTTTGTCGTTTTAATTATTGTATGAACAATTTACTGCCAAATAATATGCCAGATAACAGAATAACAAAAACTCAATTACCCTTTAACAAGGACCTCCATACCGCATTCAgggacacatttaaaaaaaaaggctaatgtGCAATGCAGTcaacatcacacaaacacaagctaAACCTATGTACCTGTACTGTCAAGAATGGCCAAGTAGCTTACAATGACTTAGACCAATACATAGAACTTATaagtactgttaaaaaaattgtcacaaaGCTACAGTATTAACGGTCTATGGATGAACTGCAGACTGCAGGAACATAATTGTCATCTAAAGAAGGTCAACACCCATGCCATCCCTGGAGACACCCAGAGGATCCACCAAGCGCTGGAGTTGATGAACATCACCTTCATTTAGATTGAACAGGCTTTCAGGGACATTAATGTCCTCTCTCCATAGAGGATCGGCATTATGGTACTCAGGTGTGTCCATTTCTTGTGCCATTGCTGGTTCTGGTCCCTGTGGTAGAACATCACCCTGAAGTTGTGGGGCATTGACAGGTCCTTCAAATACATCCTGAATGGCTCTTAAGGGCCTGTTCTGCAACCGCAGGCATGCTCGGACAAACAGCTGTACTGGTGTACTAAATCCCTCAGTGCGCAGGCCATGATTATTCCAACGACAGCGGAAAATTCTGAGATCCCTGTTTATTCTCGGGAGATACACATACTGCAAAGCCCACATGTGCAGTTCATTGGCAGGATCAATGATCCCCTCAGACTCCAGGAATGTAAAGAGGCTATGGTACACATTGATCATGCCAGACCAAAGATCACCCCAAAACCTCTCGATCCTTTGATTGTCTGTACTCTGACCTCTTAGAACACTCCTGGTGCCCATTCCACGGAAGACATTCATGAAGAGACACACATCAACATTCTCTCCACCGTAATCACAACGCACTTGTGATGGCACACCATACTGGGTGACTGCTGTGCTGAAATGTTGCAGGACTGTACTGCTGCGATTGTTGTTGGATGCAACAAGGAAAACCACAAGCCGACTGTAGCCATCAATCGATCCATGAATCACAATCCGCCACCTTTGAAagcaaagtattttttaaattaccatGCAGCTCTTTCTCTAGTTTAATATGAATATGAAGGAATATTACATAGCTgataaagtcattataatgcaAATCCTTGAAAACAATGTCTTACTATGAAACTATATAATATGGATTACGAAAATTGTCTAGTATTTGTCTAGCTTGATGTATGGCTCCAACACATCTACCACAATTACCAGTCAAAACAACTGTAAACATGACGATTGGATGAATACCAAGTAAACTACCATATAAATaggttttaattaattgtaaagtttattttttgcagaTGTTAAGAAAATTAATCATTACCTTATGAGTTTGTGATAACCGTCTAGGTGCCAGAGAGAGTTTGGACCAGCTACACGATATGTTCTGCGCTGTAGTCTTTGTGATGTAGCTCTCAAAACAGCTGCATCTGGATTGGTTCGAAGCATACTTGCCCTCACCCTCCTCCTCTGTACAAGCACATCTGCTGAGCTTAACTGAGCCCTCACAGATTCAGGTCCAATTAGATCATTTTGACCAACAGCATCAGTGACCATGCTGTCAAGCTCCTGATCCGTAATCTGTGCATAGCGTCTTGAACGGTTGAGATGAAAGATTCTGTTTAAAGGGAAGATTTGGACAAAGCAGTTACTTAATATTGTTAACCATTTAATTTTatgccattattttatttaataaatatattacaaagtcTTACCCAAAGTTATGATATTTCTTTAGTTATCTAggggatttacatttttttttttttttttttgcatttacaaaagCAACTGTTTGCCAATAATAGCCGTGGGGATTTACTTCCAAGTCTACAATCCTCCAGGCcaattcaaacagagcgttctgatgaggggggttaaAAACTGGACAGAAAATAGTtaattacttctaaattatggtGTTTTTGATGCAAAagtcttgataacattataagacCTCAgataacagtacaaaataataaaaaggccgTTCATGACTCCTTTAGGCTCCAAAGATATCCATGTGTCCACTCTATAGTTTCCTAATAGCCACTTGTTGAGATGAAAACATGAGGCAACTTGACTTCAATTTAAGACATTTGGAAGTCATGACTTCTGTTTTAACCCCTGTGCTCACATGaacatttacagtaattttatggcatgcacaaatatatattaagcGTTAGAGATTGGCTGAACCTTGCCTTAGTCGCCGTCTCACAGTGGACTGTGACACACCAAGGATTTCAGCAATTTGCCTTGAAGTAAATCCAGACCCCACCAGAAGTTCTAGTTGTGCCCTGGTTATATCATAGGATGGGGGACCTTTACCATCATGAATAAATGGTACTTGATACCCACTTAAACGTTCTGGAAGAATAGAAAAAACAGACAGCATTTTCTATAAGGTGTTCATAGGAACTCGAATGCAAACTACATGGTCATACCATAAATGGACTGGTGAATAATTTCTGCCCATTAACAATCTGACAGGCTAACTGGAGAAGCTGTTTGATTGgtgttcaaaaaatatatatttccacatGATGGGCTCTTTGAATAGGGTACAAATTTCGGCCATCCCAAGTacattgctttattaaacttaGGTGtgcaacaaatgtaaatataaatattatcaatGACATCAAACAACCTTGATTACTGGCCTGGTCTCGCAGGACCTGAATGAATGCTGATAGAAGGCCGATGAGTTCTTGCAAAGAAGCAGTCCCAAATGGTACCCCGCGTAAACTGAGCAACACCATTTCCAATCtacaagcacataacaaaataattaaaaaatgttcaagAGACAAAAATATAGATTAAGTTCACACCTGGTCTGGATGCCGTTGGTCAGGAAAATGCATACAGTATGGGAAAGTTGAAACaaactttaaataactttataataaaattaattaataaatcattaacaaatgttatataatgcggatcattagttaatatacagtatatattcacatatctagaaatatgGGATAATGTGATTGTTAATGTTAAGTAatgaacttattaaacattaccaaatGATCAACAGATCATTTTGTacattgaaatgcttacaaatgtcattaaactttcatacATTTCATACAAAGCATataatcatgctttttttttttaaatcttcaaataattttgacagatagtttacaatgattaaaagctttattaataaatcattaacaaacattatataatgcttaacggatcattagttaatgtttacaaatgttattaaacattcaatgcattttaaaagtcaacaaatgattttaacaaaaattatgaatacaactttttgttaatgtacttttgaatactaacaaatgtcattaaacttcattTCACATATTAGCTAATGCTAATTTTTACATGTACAAATGCTGCTAAAATATAGCTTAATTAGTAATTATAAGCACAAattattcatgttaatatattcatattaataatcacagtctgtaaaaGTCATATATTtggtatttgtttgttgtgtagacttacactatttgcacatcttaaatcatttattaattatttgttaatgtttttgcagtacccaatcttaAACCGCAGAAAAAGTGTTGCACACGaacaaaagcttttaatcattgaataacatctgttaaaatcctttgtagattttcaagatgtgcatgatcatatgaattagaagtttaataacatttgtaagcattttaaattgcatgaaattttaattattaggTAACGTTTAATACAgttattagtaaacattaataagcacattatctcatatttcttgatatgtgaatatatattaactaatgatctgttaaacattatgtaatgtttgttaatgattgattaattaaagttattataaagtgttatccGGTGAATGAAAAACGGTGATTAACCTACCTTACAATTGTGGCTTCCACAATATCGAGGTCCGggtttaacattgaaaaaatatgACGACAACTGTCGTTAAAACTGATCCTGCACTGTACAAGAATTCTGCGAGCCATTGTGGTCATCATCCAGGTGCTACATGGTGCTACAGAGGTATCGTTAGATAGCAGCTAAAATGAACAACAACTTACATCATGTAAACTGTGCCACAcctctgatctataatatagagtGTATCAGACCTATTTCATTAATGAAGCTTAAcaacatacaattaaaatgtgtcgtttaaaTGACATAACATCTCATTATGACcgagtgggaaaaaaataatatgtatgcGGCAGCAATGCCTTACCGTAATACCCCATATATAGCGGACAAAGCATTACAGACTCGTGCCCTATGAAGTGAGCACACGCTTTCGACATGCCATTTTGAAAACACTAGGAGAGCGCGCGTTCCTTTCGCCTGTTTGGATACTTAAGAAGACGTTTTCACCGCCAGTTTGGTTGACCTGTTTACACGTTAAAAACGCGTGTTTTGTCCGACTCAAAACGCATGTCTTGGACGCCCGTTTCTATTATGATAAACGCACGTCAAAAACGCGCGTTTTTGGTGACTCCAAAGCGCGCGTCAAGAGCGCTCGTTTTTACAGCAAATCACACGTCGAGGAAGCACGGTTTGATACACAAAAACGCGCGTTTCTGACGCGCGTTTTACGCAATCCCAAAGCGCACGCTAAGAACGCGCGTTTTTATGGCAAATTGAGCGTCAAGGACGCGCGTTTTGCTGTTAAATCGCACGCTTTTGACGTGTCAGTGTGCAATCAGACGCCCGAGCAGGCGTTTATGGCTACTTTGGCTTGCCATAATGAGGCGAGCCAAAGTAGTCATAAACGCCTGTTCGGGCGTCTGGTTGCACACTGACACGTCAAAAGCGTGCGATTTAACGGCGAAACGCACATCCTTGACGCGTGATTTGCCATAAAAACGCGCGTTCTTAGCGTGCGCTTTGGGATTGCGGAAAACGCACGTCAGAAACGCGCGTTTTGATACACAAAAACGCGCGTTTTCCGCAACGTGTGCTTTGCTGTAAAAACGAGCGTTCTTGACGCGCGCTTTGGAGTCACCAAAAACGCGCGTTTTTGACGTGCGTTTATCATAATAGAAATGGGCGTCCAAGACGTTTTGAACGTGTAAACAGGTCAACCAAACTGGCCGTGTAAAGGTCTTCTTAAGTATCCAAACAGGCGAAAGGAACGTGCGCTCTCCTAGTGTTTTCAAAATGGCACGTCGAAAGCTTGTGCTCACTTCTTAGGGCAAGAGTCTGTAATGCTTTGTCCGCTATATATGGGGTATTACGGTAAGGCATTGCTgccgcatacattttttttttccacggtCATAATGAGGTGTAGGCTATGTTATGTCGtttaaacgacacattttaatttaatgtggttAAGCTTCATTAAAGAAATGGGTCTGATAcactctctattatagatcagtggtgtggCACAGTTTACATGAATGCTGTTCATTTTAGCTGCTATCTAACGTTACCTCTGTAGCACCTTGATGACCACCACTacataataactcgtgggaatgtgatattatgtcgtggccacgagatcattttgtcgaggtcaCACATCCTTATGTCATGCCACGAATTtcatgcgtaaacaaacctgttaaatttaacatatatatttcatataaatccaacttactgatctaccataattaagttggcttgagaaagccaacttactgatctactatttaaacttattattattattattagtggtgcttgccgaaggcaaagcatcacttgtattatctcacatacttattattcttctttttcttcttatagattccgtacaaatttcggcgcgtaactagtcccgcagtttttgtcacagacccgcaaaaagTGGTGTCAAACTGATCTGCGGGTGTGCTATTCGGGAAtgggtgtgctatgacttttataagcgatcgggcgtacgatgttcgcacaccgggcgagaatatcgcccgaaaaaatcgcatagacaatgcattgcggccaactttgacagatcgtagctccgagagagagtatttcgcagaaacatgtgaatcaccacatttggagaggctatcagcctgtgcgagaacataccctgcagtggggtataagttgtacccctggggcgcaagagccccccaaagttgccccatagacatactatggtgagggatcgcccatgaaacagcgcgttttccctactatggtactttacctaggagttttgcattgaacataactctagatcacaatgtcatagagacatgggggtggccTCATTTAATCAGGCagccaatcagtctgtcaggattattgtgaagcagtcaagccacgccctagcaaccatttagggccccttagtaacaccctccatagacttccattgaaaaatgcTATCAACTtgaatatctttggatagaacatgtgtcatagaaacatgaggaaACATACTAGCGACTCtagtttgactcggggcagcaaactaGTGACGACCAATCATGCtaaatcaccttcaagacttcatagccacgccctagcaaacCATTTAGCAGTGCATtctagcaccctagcaacccaaagcatagagggatatcttcaaatctgaatatcataaaggcatgggggtCACTTGGTTTCatcattcatactggaaagcagccatcattcccagctgccaagccactccctagcaaccaaaacagagtaccctagcaaccattttgcaagacctatctctctgcatcaaaaccatcgtagagacatgggggttggcttatattgtcaagcatcctttggagtttcatcattgggagctgccaggccactccctagcaatccaaacagagtaccctagcaaccgttttgcaagacctatctctctgcttcaaaaacatcgtagagacatgggggttggcttatattgtcaagcatcctttggagtatcatcattgggagctgccaggcactccctagcaaccaaacagagtaccctagcaaccattttgaaagacctatatctctgaatcagaaaaTCGTATAGACATGGGAGTTGGTTCTTTTCACCCATGTTAGCAAAcaggaattccaacatgctagccatgctagcagtgaatagctacatgctaatagtgattagctaacagataaatcaggctatgaaatctctataaaaagacctaagcaacatgagggccgagttttgccactgcaagcaccactcacattttcttcaggaaatgtacattctagtgtttactattactattcg
Above is a genomic segment from Cyprinus carpio isolate SPL01 chromosome A2, ASM1834038v1, whole genome shotgun sequence containing:
- the LOC109101167 gene encoding uncharacterized protein LOC109101167, translating into MMTTMARRILVQCRISFNDSCRHIFSMLNPDLDIVEATIVRLEMVLLSLRGVPFGTASLQELIGLLSAFIQVLRDQASNQERLSGYQVPFIHDGKGPPSYDITRAQLELLVGSGFTSRQIAEILGVSQSTVRRRLRIFHLNRSRRYAQITDQELDSMVTDAVGQNDLIGPESVRAQLSSADVLVQRRRVRASMLRTNPDAAVLRATSQRLQRRTYRVAGPNSLWHLDGYHKLIRWRIVIHGSIDGYSRLVVFLVASNNNRSSTVLQHFSTAVTQYGVPSQVRCDYGGENVDVCLFMNVFRGMGTRSVLRGQSTDNQRIERFWGDLWSGMINVYHSLFTFLESEGIIDPANELHMWALQYVYLPRINRDLRIFRCRWNNHGLRTEGFSTPVQLFVRACLRLQNRPLRAIQDVFEGPVNAPQLQGDVLPQGPEPAMAQEMDTPEYHNADPLWREDINVPESLFNLNEGDVHQLQRLVDPLGVSRDGMGVDLL